A single genomic interval of Polaribacter vadi harbors:
- a CDS encoding LTA synthase family protein, with product MLQKIPNYIKYIFSNFFLLIVFNFIFRILFYSFFAELETATSTEIQKAFWLGLRFDIKLAAIALFPLALLVLIVNRRFFSNLFYKKLATFYLILAYIILTLFYVIDFGYYDYLSIRLDAASLRFLEDLQISTQVLFESYPVFKGLLGFLVLSFIIYKLSRFLFFSYKNHQLNRSKKVKAIYFIFTFLLLSFSIYNSFSHYPLRWSEAFFSKNSKVNQFSLNPVLYFFDSFKFRSEGVNMTEFKNYYPVIAKDLGLPKDSISFERKVVFEDSLKTKPNVVFVMLESVGVKPLSYYGNPLNSSPKIDSLIPKSLNFSNFFVHKSGTAASVFASVTGLPDIDDVNTASRNPMIIDQRILFDQFKGYEKLYFLGGSANWANIRGIFQANIKGLKIFEEGSYDTENRADVWGIDDYELFKESDKELQKLHQQNKPFVAYIQTASNHIPFTVPDQKESFTPLSDTDISDDLLAKSGFKSVAQLNAMRYLDFNIGRFLERAKTAGYYENTVFVFFGDHNTMMNRNDQYTNEHDLNINLQHALFFIHAPKFVEPKEISKNGKLIDMFPTVMSLIKMDYTNYTLGSNLLDTSKTRKASSFVYLKMNGEPTVGLLQDSLYYSKTNITKTKGLYNLKAKNLVDLKAKYPKKTLEMDSLLNAYYHSTKYLYFNNKKLEK from the coding sequence ATGCTGCAAAAAATCCCAAACTACATAAAATACATTTTTAGCAATTTCTTTTTATTAATTGTTTTTAATTTCATTTTTAGAATCCTATTTTATTCTTTTTTTGCAGAATTAGAAACTGCAACTTCAACCGAAATTCAAAAAGCATTTTGGTTAGGTTTACGTTTCGATATAAAATTGGCTGCGATTGCTCTTTTTCCTTTAGCACTTTTAGTTTTAATTGTAAACAGACGTTTTTTCAGCAATCTGTTTTATAAAAAATTAGCAACTTTTTATTTGATACTTGCATACATTATTTTGACGTTATTCTATGTAATCGATTTTGGATATTATGATTATTTATCCATTAGATTAGATGCTGCTTCACTTCGTTTTTTGGAAGATTTACAAATATCTACACAAGTTTTATTTGAAAGTTATCCTGTTTTTAAAGGTTTGCTTGGTTTTTTAGTTCTTAGTTTTATCATTTATAAACTCTCTAGATTTTTATTTTTTAGTTATAAAAATCACCAACTTAATCGTTCTAAAAAGGTAAAAGCTATTTACTTTATTTTTACTTTTTTATTGTTATCTTTTAGTATTTACAATAGTTTTTCTCATTATCCTTTAAGATGGAGTGAAGCTTTTTTCTCTAAAAATAGTAAAGTAAATCAGTTTTCATTAAATCCTGTTTTATACTTTTTCGATAGCTTTAAGTTTAGAAGTGAAGGTGTAAATATGACCGAATTCAAAAATTATTACCCAGTAATTGCCAAAGATTTAGGCTTGCCAAAAGACAGTATTTCTTTCGAAAGAAAAGTAGTTTTTGAAGATTCATTAAAAACAAAACCCAATGTTGTTTTTGTCATGTTAGAATCTGTTGGCGTAAAACCTTTAAGTTACTATGGAAATCCCCTCAACAGTTCACCAAAAATAGATTCTTTAATTCCTAAGAGTTTAAATTTTTCTAATTTTTTTGTGCATAAATCTGGAACTGCAGCCAGCGTTTTTGCAAGCGTTACTGGTTTGCCAGATATAGATGATGTAAATACAGCTTCTAGAAATCCAATGATTATAGATCAGCGTATTTTATTTGATCAATTTAAAGGCTATGAAAAATTGTATTTTTTAGGTGGTAGTGCAAATTGGGCAAATATTCGTGGAATTTTTCAAGCAAATATCAAAGGTTTAAAAATATTTGAAGAAGGCAGTTATGACACAGAAAACAGAGCTGATGTTTGGGGAATTGACGATTACGAGTTATTCAAAGAATCTGACAAGGAGTTGCAAAAATTACATCAACAAAACAAACCCTTTGTAGCGTATATTCAAACTGCAAGTAATCACATTCCATTTACAGTTCCTGATCAAAAGGAAAGCTTTACACCTCTTTCTGATACCGATATTTCTGATGATTTGTTAGCAAAATCGGGTTTTAAATCGGTTGCTCAACTAAATGCGATGCGTTATTTAGATTTTAATATTGGTCGTTTTTTAGAAAGAGCAAAAACTGCTGGTTATTATGAGAATACTGTATTTGTGTTTTTTGGCGATCATAACACAATGATGAACAGAAATGATCAATACACAAATGAACACGATTTAAACATCAATTTACAACATGCGCTTTTCTTTATTCACGCTCCAAAATTTGTAGAACCCAAAGAGATTTCTAAAAACGGAAAATTAATTGATATGTTTCCAACTGTCATGAGTTTGATAAAGATGGATTATACAAATTATACTTTAGGAAGCAATCTTTTAGACACTTCAAAGACTAGGAAAGCATCCTCTTTTGTGTATTTAAAAATGAATGGCGAACCTACTGTTGGTTTGCTACAAGACAGTTTGTATTATTCAAAAACAAACATAACTAAAACGAAAGGTTTATATAATTTAAAAGCAAAAAACTTGGTAGATTTAAAAGCAAAATATCCGAAGAAAACTTTAGAAATGGATAGCCTTTTAAATGCGTATTATCACTCAACAAAATATTTATATTTCAATAATAAAAAGCTAGAAAAATAA
- a CDS encoding TlpA disulfide reductase family protein, translating to MRFLLLTISFLLFISCNTKTTKTLDIGTYRGVLHIQDNQELPFIFEVKNDSLLTIFNADEIITVDEITYKNDSVIIQTPVFEGYIIAKIKENSLKGSFIKPSLDQIVPFEAIKSNNRFSSKKEASINITGNWETVFNADHKVDTYLAKGMFTQTSNKVTGTFRTTTGDYRYLEGIVDGDSLKLSTFDGAHAFLFTAKATDSTLNGYFYSGNHWKEPFTAKLNNEYELPNEENLTFIKEGYEYFDFSFPDTRGRVVSLSDPEFNNKVVILQIMGTWCPNCLDESKFLVKYSKENPNKDLQIIALAFEEAKTREIAYERIKRFKKRIGIEYPVLLAQFGNLANKTLAQQKLPMLNHIISYPTTIFMDKKGKVRKIHTGFNGPATGEKYTDFTKEFEVFVNELLNEN from the coding sequence ATGCGTTTTTTACTATTGACTATCAGTTTTTTACTCTTTATTTCTTGCAATACAAAAACTACTAAAACTTTGGATATTGGCACTTATAGAGGTGTTTTACACATACAAGACAACCAAGAATTGCCTTTTATTTTTGAAGTTAAAAACGATTCTCTTTTAACAATTTTTAATGCTGATGAAATTATAACTGTTGATGAAATCACCTATAAAAATGATTCTGTTATCATACAAACGCCCGTTTTTGAAGGTTATATAATTGCAAAAATCAAAGAAAACTCCTTGAAAGGAAGTTTTATAAAACCGAGTTTAGATCAAATTGTGCCTTTTGAAGCGATAAAAAGTAACAATCGATTTTCATCAAAAAAAGAAGCAAGCATAAATATTACTGGTAATTGGGAAACTGTTTTTAATGCTGATCATAAAGTTGATACGTATCTTGCTAAAGGAATGTTTACCCAAACTAGCAATAAAGTTACTGGAACTTTTAGAACTACAACTGGCGATTACAGATATTTAGAGGGCATTGTTGATGGAGATTCCTTAAAACTTTCAACTTTTGATGGTGCTCACGCATTTTTATTCACAGCAAAAGCTACTGATTCTACCTTAAATGGGTATTTCTATTCTGGCAATCATTGGAAAGAACCTTTTACAGCAAAACTAAATAATGAGTACGAATTGCCAAATGAAGAGAATTTAACCTTTATAAAAGAAGGTTACGAATATTTCGATTTTTCTTTTCCTGATACTAGAGGAAGAGTTGTTTCCTTGAGCGATCCTGAATTTAATAACAAGGTTGTTATTTTACAAATTATGGGAACTTGGTGCCCAAATTGTTTGGATGAAAGCAAGTTTTTAGTCAAGTATAGTAAAGAAAATCCGAATAAAGATTTGCAAATTATTGCATTGGCTTTTGAAGAAGCAAAAACGAGAGAAATTGCGTACGAAAGAATTAAACGTTTTAAAAAACGAATAGGAATTGAATATCCTGTTTTATTAGCGCAATTTGGTAATTTGGCTAATAAAACGCTGGCACAACAAAAATTGCCAATGTTAAATCATATAATTTCTTACCCAACTACCATTTTTATGGATAAAAAAGGAAAGGTTAGAAAAATTCACACGGGTTTTAATGGACCAGCAACAGGTGAAAAATATACTGATTTCACTAAAGAATTTGAAGTTTTTGTAAATGAATTGTTGAATGAAAATTGA
- the pheT gene encoding phenylalanine--tRNA ligase subunit beta gives MKISYNWLQQFVKIDWDATKTGELLTDLGLEVEGIETKESIKGSLKGIVVGKVLTCVQHPNADRLKVTTVDLGDGNPVQIVCGAPNVAAGQKVPVATIGTMLYDDKGVGFKIKKGKIRGEESHGMICAEDELGLGSGHDGILVLDEKLKEGTLASDVFNIKTDYVFEIGLTPNRSDAMSHYGVARDLRAGLIQKDVQKELISPSVSNFHVDERTLRFDVEVEDKELVPRYCGITITDITVKDSPEFIQNHLKAIGIAPKNNIVDITNYVLHELGQPLHAFDAQKIKGTKIKVKTLEEGTKFTTLDDVERTLSGDDIMICDADDTPLCLGGVFGGSQSGVTEHTTSIFLESAYFNPVSVRKTAKRHALNTDASFRFERGIDINMTEYALKRAALLIEEFAGGKLASDISDFYPVKVEDFQVFFSYQNAYRLIGQEIPKEKIKNILASLEIKINSETEGGLGLTIPSYRTDVQREADIIEEILRVYGYNNIEFSHKLNTSISFDSNKETKIENIIADQLSSLGFNETMANSLTKSDYTKLSENINDEANVAMLNPLSSDLDVMRQSLLFSGLESVSYNLNRRNNSLKFYEFGKTYHNYNSKYQEDKHLTLFVTGNRTKDSWNSKTTTSDFFYVKGIITSVLERLGISNFKTSPTKNDVFSEGIALSLGKIKVAEFGVVKRSILKEFGIKQEVLFADFNWDNILKLASKKQLKVTEISKFPSVKRDLALLLDSKTQFKEIYNIAFQSEKNILKEVDLFDVYEGDKLPEGKKSYAVSFVLQDNSKTLEDNQIDKVMQKLQQSFEKNLEAVLR, from the coding sequence ATGAAGATATCTTATAATTGGTTACAACAATTTGTAAAAATTGACTGGGATGCAACTAAAACAGGAGAGTTGTTAACTGATTTAGGTTTAGAGGTAGAAGGAATTGAAACCAAAGAATCTATAAAAGGAAGCTTAAAAGGCATTGTTGTTGGTAAAGTTTTAACCTGTGTGCAGCATCCAAATGCAGACAGATTAAAAGTAACTACTGTAGATTTAGGAGATGGGAATCCTGTACAAATTGTGTGTGGAGCTCCTAATGTTGCTGCTGGTCAAAAAGTACCTGTGGCTACTATTGGAACGATGTTGTATGATGATAAAGGAGTAGGTTTTAAAATTAAAAAAGGGAAAATTAGAGGCGAAGAAAGTCATGGAATGATTTGTGCTGAAGACGAATTAGGTCTTGGAAGTGGACATGATGGAATTCTAGTTTTAGATGAAAAACTTAAAGAAGGAACTTTAGCTTCGGATGTTTTTAATATAAAAACAGATTATGTTTTTGAAATTGGTTTAACACCAAACAGATCTGATGCCATGAGTCATTATGGAGTTGCCAGAGATTTAAGAGCTGGTTTAATTCAGAAAGATGTTCAAAAGGAATTAATTTCGCCTTCTGTAAGTAATTTTCACGTAGATGAAAGAACACTTCGTTTTGATGTGGAAGTGGAAGATAAAGAATTAGTGCCTCGTTATTGTGGAATTACAATTACAGATATTACTGTAAAAGATTCACCAGAATTTATTCAGAATCATTTAAAAGCCATTGGTATTGCACCAAAAAATAATATTGTAGATATTACAAATTATGTGTTGCATGAACTTGGGCAACCTTTACATGCTTTTGATGCTCAGAAAATTAAAGGAACTAAAATTAAAGTAAAAACTCTAGAAGAAGGTACTAAATTTACCACGTTAGATGATGTTGAAAGAACGCTTTCTGGGGATGATATTATGATTTGTGATGCTGATGATACTCCACTTTGTTTAGGAGGTGTTTTTGGTGGCTCACAATCTGGAGTTACAGAACACACAACATCAATATTTTTAGAAAGTGCTTATTTTAATCCTGTTTCTGTTAGAAAAACAGCTAAAAGACACGCTTTAAATACAGATGCTTCTTTTCGATTTGAAAGAGGAATTGATATTAATATGACAGAATACGCTTTAAAAAGAGCAGCGTTATTAATTGAAGAATTTGCAGGAGGAAAGTTAGCTTCTGATATTTCTGATTTTTATCCTGTTAAAGTGGAAGATTTTCAAGTGTTTTTCTCTTATCAAAATGCGTATAGATTAATAGGACAAGAAATTCCGAAAGAAAAAATTAAAAATATTTTAGCTTCTTTAGAGATTAAAATTAACAGCGAAACTGAAGGTGGTTTAGGATTAACAATTCCATCTTACAGAACAGATGTGCAAAGAGAAGCAGATATTATTGAGGAAATTTTACGTGTATATGGCTACAATAATATTGAGTTTTCTCACAAATTAAACACCTCAATTTCTTTTGATTCTAACAAAGAAACCAAAATTGAAAACATTATTGCAGACCAATTAAGTTCTTTAGGATTTAATGAAACCATGGCAAATTCTTTAACAAAATCTGATTATACAAAATTGTCAGAAAACATTAATGATGAAGCAAATGTTGCCATGTTAAATCCTTTAAGTAGCGATTTAGATGTGATGCGTCAATCTTTGTTATTTAGTGGTTTAGAGTCTGTTTCTTATAATTTAAATAGAAGAAATAACTCATTAAAGTTTTATGAATTTGGTAAAACATATCATAACTATAACAGCAAATATCAAGAAGACAAACACTTAACATTGTTTGTAACTGGAAACAGAACCAAAGATTCTTGGAATAGCAAAACAACAACATCTGATTTCTTTTATGTAAAAGGAATTATAACATCAGTATTAGAAAGATTAGGAATAAGTAACTTTAAAACTTCCCCTACAAAAAATGATGTATTTTCTGAAGGAATTGCTTTAAGCTTAGGAAAAATTAAAGTTGCTGAATTTGGGGTTGTAAAAAGATCAATTTTAAAGGAATTCGGAATTAAACAAGAAGTATTATTTGCAGATTTTAATTGGGATAATATTTTAAAATTAGCCAGTAAAAAACAATTGAAAGTTACTGAGATTTCTAAATTTCCATCTGTAAAAAGAGATTTAGCTTTATTGTTAGATTCTAAAACACAATTCAAAGAGATTTACAATATTGCTTTTCAATCGGAAAAAAATATTTTAAAAGAAGTAGATTTATTTGATGTGTATGAAGGAGATAAATTACCAGAAGGTAAAAAATCTTACGCAGTTAGTTTTGTATTACAAGATAATTCTAAAACTTTAGAAGACAATCAAATAGATAAAGTAATGCAAAAATTACAGCAAAGTTTCGAAAAGAATTTAGAAGCTGTTTTAAGATAA
- a CDS encoding tetratricopeptide repeat protein, protein MKKIAYLLLFVISFSCVKEKEKTKITLEEVTNLGFSLQNKSDRDDISAMNELYDVKAFADIFLLKSTDKEIHEFNAGFFNGFSRSFNFGEMLVEQKSEGGSYEFIRAYEDEKNNFHLLFRLYGEGLNYHDYLVKEINGELKIVDMYIYMSGEYLSDTYKTYYKSILDKSNVLTKDLTGITSYQDALKLIEVKELSAAGKFKEAHKVYKTISSSSKITKAFQLVNIMVTFNLSEDIYYKAIKDYEKRFPNDPSLYLVSLDGLILNKQFDKAIKSIDKLDELLGGDPFLNYIKGNIYYFEKDYESALGKYAIINLEYPDFIDAYDSALGIYLETNNHEKVIEILELYVTRFEIDKEELKFNLSEFSPTFIKTKEFKNWFSKK, encoded by the coding sequence ATGAAAAAAATTGCTTACTTACTTTTATTTGTAATTTCATTTTCTTGCGTTAAAGAAAAAGAAAAAACGAAGATTACTTTAGAAGAAGTAACAAATTTGGGTTTTAGTCTTCAAAATAAATCAGATAGAGATGATATTTCTGCAATGAATGAGCTTTATGATGTAAAAGCTTTTGCAGATATTTTTCTTCTAAAATCTACAGACAAAGAAATTCACGAATTTAATGCTGGTTTTTTCAACGGATTTTCTAGAAGTTTCAATTTTGGAGAAATGCTGGTTGAACAAAAAAGCGAAGGTGGTTCTTATGAATTTATTAGAGCTTACGAAGACGAAAAAAACAATTTTCATTTGCTATTTAGGCTTTATGGAGAAGGTTTAAACTACCATGATTATTTAGTGAAAGAGATTAATGGCGAACTTAAAATTGTAGACATGTACATTTATATGTCTGGCGAATATTTGAGTGATACTTATAAAACATATTATAAGTCGATTTTAGATAAATCAAACGTTTTAACGAAAGATTTAACTGGAATTACAAGCTATCAAGATGCTCTTAAATTAATTGAAGTGAAAGAGTTAAGTGCTGCTGGTAAATTTAAAGAAGCGCATAAAGTATATAAAACTATTAGTAGTTCTTCTAAAATTACAAAAGCTTTTCAGTTGGTAAATATTATGGTTACCTTTAATTTATCTGAAGATATATATTACAAAGCGATTAAAGATTACGAAAAAAGATTTCCAAACGATCCTAGTTTATATTTAGTTTCTTTAGATGGTTTAATTTTAAACAAACAATTTGATAAAGCTATAAAATCTATTGATAAATTAGACGAACTTTTAGGAGGTGATCCATTCTTAAATTATATAAAAGGGAATATTTATTATTTCGAAAAAGATTATGAAAGTGCTTTAGGAAAATATGCTATTATAAATCTTGAATATCCAGATTTTATTGATGCTTATGACAGTGCTTTAGGTATTTATTTGGAAACAAATAATCATGAAAAAGTCATCGAAATTTTAGAATTATACGTGACCAGATTTGAGATAGATAAAGAAGAATTAAAGTTCAATTTATCGGAATTTTCTCCAACATTTATAAAAACGAAAGAATTTAAAAACTGGTTTTCAAAAAAATAA
- a CDS encoding quinone-dependent dihydroorotate dehydrogenase: MYKLLIRPIFFLFDPEKVHYFTFSLIRFLCKIPLVSGIFKSLYQVNDKKLERTLFGLTFKNPVGLAAGFDKNAVLYNELANFGFGFIEIGTVTPKGQVGNAKKRLFRLKDDQGIINRMGFNNEGLEVAIQQLKKNKGNVIIGGNIGKNTQTLPKNYTADYLECFEGLHPYVDYFVLNVSCPNVGSHAKLNDKEYLIELISACQKLNQELSLSGRAQSRPILLKIAPDLNNQQLDEIIELVVETKIDGIIASNTSTNRDNLKASKERLQEIGNGGVSGQPIKNQSTKVIKYLADNSNKSFPIIGVGGIHSEQDALEKLKAGADLVQIYTGFIYEGPSLIKRINKAVLKDL, encoded by the coding sequence ATGTACAAACTACTTATAAGACCCATTTTTTTTCTTTTTGATCCAGAAAAAGTTCATTATTTTACTTTTTCGTTGATACGCTTTTTATGTAAAATTCCTTTGGTTTCAGGGATTTTTAAAAGTTTGTATCAAGTAAATGATAAAAAGTTAGAGCGTACTTTATTTGGTTTAACGTTTAAAAATCCAGTGGGTTTAGCTGCTGGTTTTGATAAAAATGCAGTTTTATATAATGAGTTGGCAAACTTCGGTTTTGGTTTTATAGAAATTGGTACAGTAACTCCAAAAGGACAAGTTGGTAATGCTAAAAAAAGATTATTTCGTTTAAAAGACGATCAAGGAATTATCAATAGAATGGGCTTTAATAACGAAGGTTTGGAAGTTGCCATTCAACAATTAAAAAAGAATAAAGGCAATGTTATTATTGGTGGAAATATTGGTAAAAACACACAAACATTACCTAAAAATTACACAGCAGATTATTTAGAGTGTTTTGAAGGTTTGCATCCTTATGTAGATTATTTTGTGCTAAATGTTAGTTGCCCAAATGTTGGGAGTCATGCAAAATTGAATGACAAAGAGTATTTAATTGAATTAATTTCTGCTTGCCAAAAATTAAATCAAGAACTTTCTTTGTCAGGTCGAGCGCAGTCGAGACCAATTTTACTAAAAATTGCTCCAGATTTAAACAATCAACAATTAGATGAAATTATAGAATTGGTTGTAGAAACTAAAATTGATGGGATAATTGCTTCCAATACATCAACCAATAGAGATAATTTAAAAGCCTCAAAAGAACGTTTGCAAGAAATTGGAAATGGAGGAGTCAGTGGTCAGCCAATAAAAAACCAGAGCACAAAAGTGATCAAATATTTGGCAGACAACTCCAACAAATCTTTTCCAATTATTGGAGTAGGAGGAATCCATTCTGAACAAGATGCTTTAGAAAAATTGAAAGCAGGAGCAGATTTGGTACAGATTTACACAGGTTTTATTTATGAAGGACCAAGTTTGATAAAGAGAATTAACAAAGCTGTTTTGAAGGATTTGTAA
- a CDS encoding LysE family translocator → MLETLFSFAIATSLLALSPGPDNIFVLTQSIVNGKKFGLATVFGLISGCLVHTTLLAFGVSAILKESENLFFAIKLFGAIYLLYLAYKVYKSDATIILSNEHVAKKTTTQLFKQGFVMNVLNPKVSIFFLALFPGFLFSDTISTVLQFYVLGFIFMSVSLIIFSTIAILAGTISEKIKENKKIGFYLKWMQIVVFVAIAVLILM, encoded by the coding sequence ATGTTAGAAACCTTATTCTCTTTTGCAATTGCAACCTCTCTTTTAGCATTGTCTCCAGGACCAGATAATATTTTTGTGCTGACACAAAGTATTGTAAATGGTAAAAAGTTTGGTTTGGCAACCGTTTTTGGACTGATTTCTGGTTGTTTGGTTCACACAACCTTATTAGCATTTGGAGTTTCAGCCATCCTAAAAGAATCAGAAAACTTATTTTTTGCCATTAAATTATTTGGCGCAATTTACTTATTATATTTAGCCTATAAAGTGTATAAATCTGATGCTACTATTATACTATCCAATGAACATGTAGCAAAGAAAACGACCACACAATTGTTTAAACAAGGGTTTGTTATGAATGTTTTAAACCCAAAAGTTTCTATTTTCTTTTTAGCGCTGTTTCCTGGATTTTTGTTTTCTGATACAATTTCTACAGTCCTGCAATTTTATGTTTTAGGATTTATTTTTATGTCAGTTTCACTCATTATTTTTTCTACAATAGCCATTTTAGCTGGCACAATTTCAGAAAAAATTAAAGAAAATAAGAAAATTGGTTTCTATCTAAAATGGATGCAAATTGTGGTTTTTGTGGCAATTGCAGTTTTAATTTTGATGTAA
- the ttcA gene encoding tRNA 2-thiocytidine(32) synthetase TtcA, translated as MKEVKQVTKKLQKAVAEAIQQYTMIAEGDKIMVCLSGGKDSYTLLDMLLYFKKVAPISFDLIAVNLDQKQPGFPEEVLPTYLTNLQVDYKIIEKNTYKIVMDKTPEGKTTCSLCSRLRRGTLYEAAKDLGCNKIALGHHRNDILETFFLNFFFSGKMETMPPKFKNDAGDLAVLRPLAFCKESDIEVYSDFKDFPIIPCNLCGSQENLQRQNVKQMIADWEKEFPNRNAIMMNALQNVSPSHLLDTKLYDFENLESKVAEDILID; from the coding sequence ATGAAAGAAGTAAAACAAGTTACTAAAAAATTGCAGAAAGCAGTTGCAGAAGCTATTCAACAATACACTATGATTGCTGAAGGTGATAAAATAATGGTGTGTTTATCTGGAGGGAAAGACAGTTATACGCTTTTAGATATGTTGCTGTATTTTAAAAAAGTAGCACCAATTTCTTTCGATTTAATTGCTGTAAATCTCGATCAAAAACAACCTGGTTTTCCTGAGGAAGTTTTACCAACGTATTTAACAAACCTACAAGTCGATTATAAAATTATAGAGAAAAACACCTATAAAATTGTCATGGACAAAACTCCTGAAGGCAAAACTACTTGTAGTTTATGTTCGCGTTTGCGTAGAGGAACTTTGTATGAAGCTGCTAAAGATTTGGGTTGTAACAAAATTGCTTTAGGGCATCATAGAAATGATATTTTAGAAACCTTTTTCTTGAATTTCTTTTTTTCTGGAAAGATGGAAACCATGCCTCCAAAATTTAAAAATGATGCTGGAGATTTAGCCGTTTTAAGACCTTTGGCTTTTTGTAAAGAAAGTGATATTGAGGTGTATTCGGATTTTAAAGACTTCCCAATAATTCCTTGTAATTTATGTGGTTCTCAAGAAAATTTGCAACGCCAAAATGTAAAACAAATGATTGCTGATTGGGAAAAAGAGTTCCCAAATAGAAACGCAATTATGATGAATGCTTTGCAGAATGTTTCTCCTTCGCATTTATTAGACACCAAATTGTATGATTTTGAAAATTTAGAAAGTAAGGTTGCTGAGGATATTTTGATTGATTAA
- the hisG gene encoding ATP phosphoribosyltransferase has protein sequence MSNLRIAVQKSGRLNEDSMGILKDIGISIDNGIDQLKASARNFPVEVFYLRNGDIPQYLRDGVVDAAIIGENVLIEKGTDIDFVERLGFSKCKVSIAVPKESTANSLKDLAGQRIATSYPETVKKYLKQNNIDAQLHIINGSVEIAPNIGLADGICDIVSSGSTLFKNGLKEIEVLFKSEAVLAVSPKISQESKAILEKIQFRMQAVLKGKSSKYVLLNAPNNKVDKIIDILPGMKSPTVLPLAEKGWSSIHSVIDKDKFWDVIDELKANGAQGILVCPIENMVL, from the coding sequence ATGAGTAATTTAAGAATTGCAGTACAAAAATCAGGAAGATTAAACGAAGATTCTATGGGAATCTTAAAAGACATTGGTATTTCTATCGATAATGGAATTGATCAATTAAAAGCATCCGCAAGAAATTTTCCAGTAGAAGTTTTCTATTTAAGAAATGGCGATATTCCTCAATATTTACGAGATGGAGTTGTAGATGCAGCCATAATTGGCGAAAATGTTTTAATCGAAAAAGGAACTGATATCGATTTTGTAGAACGTTTAGGTTTTTCGAAATGCAAGGTTTCAATTGCGGTTCCAAAAGAATCTACAGCAAATTCGTTAAAAGATTTAGCAGGACAAAGAATTGCGACTTCGTATCCAGAAACTGTAAAAAAATATTTGAAGCAAAATAATATCGACGCCCAATTACACATCATTAACGGTTCTGTGGAAATTGCCCCAAATATTGGTTTGGCAGATGGTATTTGCGATATCGTTTCTAGTGGAAGCACACTGTTTAAAAATGGTTTAAAAGAAATTGAGGTGTTGTTTAAATCGGAAGCAGTTTTGGCAGTTTCGCCTAAAATTTCTCAAGAAAGTAAAGCAATTTTAGAGAAAATTCAGTTTAGAATGCAGGCTGTTTTAAAAGGGAAATCATCCAAATATGTGTTGCTAAATGCACCAAATAATAAGGTCGATAAAATTATCGATATTTTACCAGGAATGAAAAGTCCAACTGTGTTGCCTTTGGCAGAAAAAGGTTGGAGTTCAATTCACTCTGTGATCGATAAAGATAAATTTTGGGATGTTATAGATGAGTTGAAAGCCAATGGTGCTCAGGGAATTTTAGTGTGTCCTATTGAAAACATGGTACTTTAG